In Mycobacterium sp. JS623, one genomic interval encodes:
- the pspA gene encoding phage shock protein PspA gives MANPFVKAWKYLMALFSSKVDEYADPKVQIQQAIEEAQRQHQALSTQAAQVIGNQRQLEMRLNRQLADIEKLQVNVRQALTLADQATASGDAAKATEYNNAAEAFAAQLVTAEQSVEDLKTLHDQALQAAGQAKKAVEQNAMVLQQKIAERTKLLSQLEQAKMQEQVSASLRSMSEIAAPGTTPSLDEVRDKIERRYANAMGSAELAQNSVQGRMMEVQQASVQMAGHSRLEQIRASMRGDQLPAGGTTATAPATPVADQQPAPENPLSQ, from the coding sequence ATGGCCAATCCGTTCGTCAAGGCGTGGAAGTACTTGATGGCGCTGTTCAGCTCCAAGGTGGACGAGTACGCCGACCCGAAGGTGCAGATCCAGCAGGCCATCGAGGAGGCTCAGCGCCAGCATCAGGCACTGTCGACGCAGGCGGCGCAGGTCATCGGTAATCAGCGCCAGCTGGAGATGCGGCTGAACCGCCAGCTCGCGGACATCGAGAAGCTGCAGGTCAATGTGCGCCAGGCGTTGACGCTCGCCGACCAGGCCACCGCCAGCGGTGATGCCGCCAAGGCGACCGAGTACAACAACGCCGCCGAGGCCTTCGCCGCTCAGCTCGTCACCGCCGAGCAGAGCGTGGAGGACCTCAAGACGTTGCACGACCAGGCGCTGCAGGCGGCCGGACAGGCCAAGAAGGCCGTCGAGCAGAACGCGATGGTGTTGCAGCAGAAGATCGCCGAGCGCACCAAGCTGCTGTCTCAGCTCGAGCAGGCCAAGATGCAGGAGCAGGTCAGCGCATCGCTGCGGTCGATGAGCGAGATCGCGGCGCCGGGCACCACGCCGAGCCTCGACGAGGTGCGCGACAAGATCGAGCGGCGCTACGCCAACGCCATGGGCTCGGCGGAGCTGGCGCAGAACTCGGTGCAGGGCCGGATGATGGAAGTGCAGCAGGCCAGCGTGCAGATGGCCGGGCATTCCCGGCTGGAGCAGATCCGCGCCTCGATGCGAGGCGATCAGCTGCCGGCCGGCGGCACTACGGCCACCGCGCCGGCGACGCCGGTGGCCGATCAGCAGCCGGCACCGGAAAATCCGCTCTCCCAATAA
- the pspM gene encoding phage shock envelope stress response protein PspM, with amino-acid sequence MTVNSRAGRPEAWRTLVQRGVDTAAEWSDVLSEKLNAAADPRAKLMRKRRWALRLGVFFAVSSVFWVGVTALLASWSTPAWALFIPAPIAVGAAFLATLAFLRYRWLRGEPLPPPRRAGRRLPPWGSAARQPIAALAASERGLFSLLGVMERGRMLPADELRELTAAAHQTAATMTATANEVVSMERAISSAPQSRSHLAPTIAAFSAQLDAGARQYNEMVTAAAQLVSAANRGSMSHSPMSQQRYRDELVNATDRLMGWAQAFDELGHLRGA; translated from the coding sequence ATGACGGTGAATTCACGCGCGGGTCGACCAGAAGCCTGGCGCACGCTGGTGCAGCGCGGGGTTGACACCGCCGCGGAGTGGTCGGACGTATTATCCGAAAAGCTCAATGCGGCAGCCGATCCGCGCGCCAAGTTGATGCGCAAGCGGCGCTGGGCGCTGCGGCTCGGCGTGTTCTTTGCGGTGTCGAGTGTGTTCTGGGTAGGGGTGACGGCACTTTTGGCGTCGTGGAGTACGCCTGCGTGGGCGTTGTTCATCCCGGCGCCGATCGCGGTCGGCGCGGCCTTTTTGGCGACGTTGGCGTTCCTGCGCTATCGCTGGCTGCGAGGTGAACCGCTGCCGCCGCCACGGCGTGCCGGTCGGCGGCTTCCGCCGTGGGGATCCGCGGCCCGGCAGCCAATAGCGGCGCTTGCCGCCTCCGAACGCGGGTTGTTCTCGCTGCTCGGCGTGATGGAGCGCGGCCGCATGTTGCCGGCCGACGAACTGCGCGAGTTGACCGCGGCAGCCCACCAGACCGCCGCGACGATGACTGCCACCGCCAACGAGGTGGTTTCGATGGAACGCGCGATCAGTTCTGCGCCCCAGTCGCGATCACACCTGGCCCCGACCATCGCGGCGTTCAGCGCCCAGCTCGATGCGGGTGCCCGGCAGTACAACGAAATGGTCACTGCCGCAGCACAATTGGTGTCGGCGGCCAACAGGGGCTCGATGTCGCACTCGCCGATGTCGCAGCAGCGCTACCGCGACGAATTGGTAAACGCCACCGATCGGCTGATGGGCTGGGCGCAGGCCTTCGACGAACTAGGCCACCTGCGCGGCGCTTAG
- the clgR gene encoding transcriptional regulator ClgR, giving the protein MTALLREVIGDVLRRARTDQGRTLREVSDTARVSLGYLSEVERGRKEASSELLSAICGALDIPLSRVLSDAGEEMAREELAAPARVGATNIDATTKVVIPQVVSMAVA; this is encoded by the coding sequence ATGACGGCATTGCTGCGCGAGGTGATCGGCGACGTGCTGCGTCGTGCCCGCACCGACCAGGGCCGCACCCTGCGTGAGGTCTCCGATACCGCCCGGGTCAGCCTCGGCTACCTGTCAGAGGTGGAACGTGGCCGCAAGGAGGCCTCGAGCGAACTGCTCAGCGCTATCTGCGGCGCCCTGGATATCCCGCTGTCGCGGGTGCTCTCCGACGCGGGCGAGGAGATGGCGCGCGAGGAACTGGCGGCGCCCGCGCGCGTCGGCGCCACCAATATCGATGCCACGACGAAGGTCGTCATCCCGCAGGTCGTGTCGATGGCGGTGGCCTGA
- a CDS encoding DUF5313 domain-containing protein yields the protein MSDNTAATKPNLWQYIGYCYGRRLPDSMRDWVREDLAGKGATIRTMVRAAIPALIVLSPFWFIPMSLYLHLSTTLPIFIPFVLFSHALNKVYRRHRLRQHGLDPALADELKRKKDAHIHDAYIAKYGPRTGPSSSHDV from the coding sequence ATGAGCGACAACACCGCCGCCACCAAGCCGAACCTGTGGCAGTACATCGGCTACTGCTACGGGCGCCGACTGCCCGACTCGATGCGGGACTGGGTGCGCGAGGACCTCGCGGGCAAGGGCGCAACGATCCGGACCATGGTGCGCGCCGCGATTCCCGCGCTGATCGTGCTTTCGCCGTTCTGGTTCATCCCGATGTCGCTCTATCTGCATCTGAGCACGACGCTGCCGATCTTCATCCCGTTCGTGCTGTTCTCGCACGCGCTGAACAAGGTGTACCGCCGCCATCGGCTCCGTCAGCATGGCCTGGACCCCGCCCTTGCCGACGAGCTCAAGCGCAAGAAGGACGCGCACATTCACGACGCGTACATCGCGAAGTACGGTCCGCGGACTGGACCGTCCAGCTCGCACGACGTCTAA